DNA from Candidatus Zixiibacteriota bacterium:
ATAATTCTCCCGATGGGACAGGTGATATTGTCGAATCAATCAAATCGAAAATTAAGCGCGTTCATTTATTGCGTCGCCCCGGAAAAATGGGGCTGGGTACGGCATATATAGATGGTTTCAAATATGGGCTTTCGCAGCCTAATATAGGCTTTTTAATGGAGATGGATGCTGATTTTTCACATGATCCTGAAAATATCAAGCTATTCAGGGAGGGTATCAAGGAAGCCGATCTCGTAATTGGTTCGAGATATATTAATGGCATAAGTATTGTAAATTGGCCGATGTCGCGGCTGTTGTTATCATATTTCGCCGCTGTTTATGTTCGTTTTATAACCAGACTGCCGGTAATGGACCCAACGGGCGGTTTTAAATGCTTCCGGCGCGAGGTTCTCGAATCATTAGAGCTGGATAAAATAAAATCTAATGGTTACTGTTTCCAGGTGGAGATGAATTTTTTCGTGTGGCGAGCGGGTTTTAAAATCAAGGAAGTTCCAATCATTTTTATTGACCGGCAATCAGGAACCTCAAAAATGTCAAAAAATATCGTTTATGAAGCTGTCTGGGGGGTATGGAGATTATTTTTCAAAAAACTTTTCGGTGGAGATAAAAAAATAATAAAGCAAAAATAAATCACATAGATTCTTGCAATTTGGGAATTGAATATTTATATTGAGCAAAAGATGTAAATGGAGAAAAGGAGATAGTAATGAAAAAGCTTATGTTAGCAGCAATATTATTATTAGCAATCACGATGCCAGCCTCAGGACAGGAATTTTGGAATCTAAGGATTTCTGTTCATGGTTCATATTCAGAACCAGGCGATGCTTACTCAAGGCCAGCGGGCATTGGGGCAAGATTCTTATTAGGAAAGCCCGGTGGAAATTTCGATATGGGATTTGAGGTTGAAAAATGGTTCAGAACATACGACCGCTATGATGCTACGATGGATTCCCTTGATGGTATCCCGGATGGTATTCCAAGTGGGAAAACAACCGCGGAAAATAAGCAATCTGGTTTGGGTTTCTCGGCAATGTTTCGCTATCAATTTTTAAACCTGTCATCCAATAATTTATATACTGGTGCTGGCGGCGGTTTTTATTTTATACAATCAAAACGGGAAGAAGCTCGAGCAAACGATCAAACAGGTTTGTGGGAAGTTGTTTATGTTGACAACTACCTTGAAACTAAAGGGCATGTTTTTGGCATAGCCGGAATCGAAAGAAATCTATCCGGTCAATTTGATATTTTCCTTGAGGGCAAGTTTACATATGTTTTCGACGCTTATATCAAAAAGAATGAAGAAATCAACGGTGATACTCAAGAGATAAAAGTTGATATATGGGATGACCCTTATATGATTAGCGGACTTCTTGGTATAAGATACAATTTCTAAGAGAATTTTAATATCATTATAAAGCCGCCTTTCGGGGCGGTTTTTTTTATCCTATATTTACGTAGCAAACACAAGATTTGGGTTTGATAATGACA
Protein-coding regions in this window:
- a CDS encoding polyprenol monophosphomannose synthase; this translates as MKNILVCIPTYNEKENISKIIDTVLKQGDDIEILIIDDNSPDGTGDIVESIKSKIKRVHLLRRPGKMGLGTAYIDGFKYGLSQPNIGFLMEMDADFSHDPENIKLFREGIKEADLVIGSRYINGISIVNWPMSRLLLSYFAAVYVRFITRLPVMDPTGGFKCFRREVLESLELDKIKSNGYCFQVEMNFFVWRAGFKIKEVPIIFIDRQSGTSKMSKNIVYEAVWGVWRLFFKKLFGGDKKIIKQK